A window of Macrotis lagotis isolate mMagLag1 chromosome 1, bilby.v1.9.chrom.fasta, whole genome shotgun sequence genomic DNA:
GATCCAGATGTTCCTTGAACTGACAGTAGGTGGGGCAGAAGATATTCTGTTGGCTTTCATGGCATATGACCGGTATGTGGCCATTCATCACCCTCTAAACTATATGGTTTTAATGAGACCATCAGTTTGTTGGTCCATGGTGGCAATATCCTGGTTCTTGGCATTTTTGAATGCCCTTGTATATACCCTCTATACTATGCATTTCCCCTTCTGTAGAAACCAAGAGATTCATCACCTCTTCTGTGAAATCCTTCCATTACTAAAACTTGCATGTGCTGACACTTCCCAATATGAGCTCATGGTATACACAATGGGAGTGACCTTCCTTCTGATCCCCCTCTCAGTTATTCTTGCCTCCTATACTTTAGTCTTGACTGCTGTGTTCAATATGCCCTCAGCACAGGGAAGACAGAAAGCTCTCCTTACCTGCTCCTCCCACCTAACAGTGGTTGGGCTTTACTATGGAGCTGCCACATTTATGTATGTCCTACCCAGTGCTTACCATAACCCTTGGCAGGACAATATTCTTTCTGTGTTCTATACCATTATCACTCCAGCCCTGAATCCCCTAATCTACAGTCTGAGGAACAAGGATGTGCTAGGGGCCCTGAAGAACCTTATAGGGAAAGGACCCTCAGTATCTAAACCTTAGTATCTGAAAGTGAAGAGTATCTTGTTCTTAGTCTTGAGAACTAGCACTATTTACCAGTCCTTGAATTCTCCTATTTGTTTCTATCACTCTGGGAAATGCCTTGGATACTTTTGAAACCCATGATCtgaattcattgttttatttttttccattttagattTGGTCCCTAGCAGGCACATGGACTTCTGATTATGTgacctcccccccaacccccaacccATTCAATattcttcagtggctccctattgtcttcaagttcaaatataaaaatctccCATGGTCTTTTAAGTCTCTTCTGTCTTCATTTTATCCTACCTTTTTTAGACTTCTTATTCTTTACTCCCTTCCACATACTTTGCAATACAGTGAGACtttttgctgttcctcaaacaaatattccatctcccaactcAAGGCATTTCCCCTTCACATTCCCTATGCCAAGAACTCTCTCCCTTTTCAAGCTTGCTTTTTTCCGCTGGATTCCATCAAGTATCAGTTAACATTCCACTGTCTTTCAGATATCCCATACTAGATACTCAGTAAACACCTTAATTTTCTTAAAGGCTGCATATTtcctctataaatatatatatatatatatatatatatatatatatatgtatatatatatctcaggAGACCCCACATGTGTAGTTTCCCCATTATTATCTGTTTATATCAATTAGCCAGATAAACTTACTTAACTTTTATAGAAAAATTGCTCAAGTGACATTATAAAAATAGTTGGTCAAAAACACCTTCAATAATTTTaggaacacattttttttcaagagTACAGAGTCCagggaaaaaataagatcaaatacAGAGCACACATGAGGCAAAAGAATTTTTGCAGTTCTAGGTTAAATGTTTCCTCTCATGGGACTTTTCATGAACTTTCCTTTATGCATGCTGTAACCTGAGTTCTTCATAAAGTACTAAAGCTGTCTTTCCTTATTGTGTCTGGTTTGTCCTCACCTCCTCATGTGGACAGTAACTAATGTTCAGACACCACCTCTGGGTTGCCAATGAGAAATCTAAATTTTATGCCCTTTTGAATTTTTCCCCCTGACCAAAGGTGGTAAGAGTAGGCAGAAGATTCTCTTTTATACCACAGGGGATTCCCAGGTGAATGACTTCTAAGTGCTTTTACCTCCTGCCTGGGCTAGCCCTTCCAAACTTGGGTTTGTAATGGTTTGTTGTTTTATACAAACCCCATCAATccattgcctttcttttcattcaGTTAATTTAATCAAGTGTACACCTGTTTTGATTAgcttaaaatgattttaatagaTACTTATTCCTTTCAGCTGATTTAAACTGGTTTGactgatttttaatttgcttgatcaggtttaaaaatcatttcaactGGTTTTGACTGGTTTGAACTGGTCTAAACTGATGTTAACTAGTTTAAACTGATTTGACCAGTTGTAACTGCTTTAGACTAATTTTTTGTTTAACTTGTCTTCAGTTTCAACTGCCTAAGTCAGTTTTGAATAATTTAACCAGTTTTAACAAGTCTAAACTAATTTTGAATGATTTGAATCAGTTTTAActggttttaatttgttttcactGGATTTTACTGCATTTCACATTGTTATAGTGAAACTTTGTTCaaagcaattttaaaagtttaaacaTATTGTTACTTTTTGTAAGGGACTGTTGCATGTGGGAGTACTGTAatctttcatcacctggtgtcctccagcaccagagccttattttactagtTGATTGTAGAATGCCAGGAGAGTGGAATTGAACCAGGAATTTcagaggatatttaagcatttgcattttggtaaataaactgagatcttggagaactaggagaactttagggagaacttggagaacttttcatccttgtctcctgcctcttcaacaTTCACCTGGGAAAGGATATGCTAGCGGCAgtaacctaacacttcctgagcagctagtctaaaaGGAAcataacaacttttaaaaatctttctacaCCATTTAGGCCATTTTCTGAGGAGGGATATCAAATATTCCCTCGGTatcaagatcaaagaaagaaataggcaGTCTCACCATGTAATAAGTAGCAATGGCATCCTAACTTGTCTCTGTTCAGTATTCACTTCCTGTCTAATAGTCAGGCAAAACATTGTAACTTCAGATTACTTTCCATTAATTCTATTTACATTAATCTATTGAGTCTACAAAAGTTccacattttccatttatttttttaccttcaaAATGGGAATGAAGCAAAAGAAGACAAAGAGGGATCAAGGAATgtcttgaaaaaattttaaattatttcaatcaCAATATACATTTCACTTAATTAGAAGCTAGCTTAGCAGTATCTTCAAAATTATATGTTATACCTGAACGTTATTAAATTGTaagcatatacatacatgtacatcaTAGACATTATAAAGATTAATAAAACTAGAATATTTATCACAACATTATGTGTTTTAAAAGAGGGGATTTTTGTGGCTGTGGGGAACATGTATTAAATTTACTAGTAAAATgatctaataataaaaaaaactattctattAATGCAGATCAGTTCCCATCTCACAATTTCTAGTGTTGGAGAAGAACCCATGACACTAAGAAATTGCAAGACTTGCTTCATTAATATGTGTCAGGAAGAGCCCAGAATCTAagtttttttgactccaaatccagcactctatccatttttcCAGGTTTCCTTTCCTATTAAGGTTTTATAtgttaagaaatgaaaaggattttcagccaagatggcagagagaagataggcaatGTGTTAAATGCTCCTCTGCCCCCTCAGAAAGaacatgaaataaacctcttaacagaaatttgacaaaatccagaaagagaagctagagaagaacacctaccaagaaagtCTGTATAAGGGGACTGTGGGTAGACCAGGAGACAAGAGTGAAGGGTCAGctcagggacagcagctggggggaaccagagggccagcctcagccataggaagtttggtgagtggcaggtgtgagatccaactttaaCTGCTGAGCCTTtgacctgggggtgggggggtggggaagcttctggagggtgagttccagcacagaattTCAGAGCAGGCCTAGAGAACAACCaactgggccagggacctgagctcgaTATTTTCAGctcttttcccagaacaaacaataaacaagaaagaacccccccaccccctcaggctaagGCAAGGTCAAGAGAAATTAACTTCCTCCTCCAAAGCCCAgtccagtgttcaaggtcaattcagaccctgctgctcagTGCCCcaaacattccagagaaagcaaccagtgcccccAATGCCCCTTCAAATTACTAAACCAATTGAACAAAGCCtgtaggatcttcaaaagcaaacctctgagagtcacccccacacacacacacactggcaacacaagatcctagaaatatgaagaaagactaGATAAAAAGGGGGGCTCATGGAGAATtccttagaagagacagattctaacccagagagatctatcACTGctgaggagattatgaattgatctccagcccagaaagacttctttgaagaaatcaggaaggagtttaaaaatcatttggaaagttgggaaaagaaactcaagagaaaatgaacatattgcaagagaaaattaacatctcccaacaagaaaacaaatccttggaaaatacagttggacaaatacaaaatgagaataattctcttagatcttcaattggggaaatgcaaaaagaaaataagtgattCTCTAAAATCATTAATTGGGCAAatccaaagagaaaattattctttcaaaattacacttgggcaaatggaaaactacttcaaaaatagaattgaccaactgggaaaggagttgcaaaagataaatgaagaaaaaaatcttctctaaaaaaaagaatggaataagcaaaaactaatgactt
This region includes:
- the LOC141487703 gene encoding olfactory receptor 2AG1-like, whose translation is MELSNMTLINNFYLVGILQETRYPELVCAAITFLYLVAVANNSLLLLLIGTDNRLHVPMYFLLSQLSLMDLLFTTIIAPKTLVDYLSGQNTISFTGCGIQMFLELTVGGAEDILLAFMAYDRYVAIHHPLNYMVLMRPSVCWSMVAISWFLAFLNALVYTLYTMHFPFCRNQEIHHLFCEILPLLKLACADTSQYELMVYTMGVTFLLIPLSVILASYTLVLTAVFNMPSAQGRQKALLTCSSHLTVVGLYYGAATFMYVLPSAYHNPWQDNILSVFYTIITPALNPLIYSLRNKDVLGALKNLIGKGPSVSKP